DNA from Methanofastidiosum sp.:
CTGCAACAATATCTTGTTAGCCCCATGTCATCTAATATTTTTTCTGTTTCTTCCCCTTTGCTTAGCCTTTCTAAATAAGGCTCATAAAGATGTCCAATAACTTTACCACAAGTAAAACATCTTACAGGGATTATCAAAAGATCACCTGTAGGATTTCTGTCTTCTTGCTCTTGGTCCTTTAGAAGACTTACTTGGCTTGTGCTCTTCTG
Protein-coding regions in this window:
- a CDS encoding DNA-directed RNA polymerase subunit N, with protein sequence MIIPVRCFTCGKVIGHLYEPYLERLSKGEETEKILDDMGLTRYCCRRMLLTHVDLIDELLDYKI